The DNA segment AGCAATGCAGCTTTTGTAGGAGGAACTCTTGTAAATATAGGAGGGCATAGTCTTTTAGAGCCTTTGTTTTATAGAAAAACTCCTATTTTTGGAAAATATCTTCAAAATGTAAAAGATATAGCTGAAGAAATCTTAAAAAGAGGAATAGGATTTAAAGCTGATAATAGTGAAGATATAGCTGTTTCTATTGGAGAAATAGATAACGGGCATATAAAAAATGAGGAAATAGAAAAATTTTTTACAGCAAATAAAAATGCTGTTCAAAGAATAGCAGATGAAATAGACAGATTAATTAAATAATTTTAATATAGACGGAGGAATTAAACTTAATGATAAAATTAGATGAAAATGATGATTTCTGGAAACACTTTTTTAAACATCCTAAAAAAGCATACAATCCTTATATGGAAAGACTTAAAGAATTTCCTGAATATATAATGTATGATAAAGAAATAATGGATTCTTATAAGGGAAGATGGAAAGAATATTTTAAAAATGATAATCCTATATATGTAGAAATAGGTTCAGGAAGTGGAAATTTTGCTCTTGGAATGTGTGAAAAATATAAGGATAGAAATCATATAGCTCTTGAACTTAGATTTAAAAGACTTCATTCATCAGCAAGAAAATCTAAGAAATTAAATCTTTCAAATGTTTTATTTATAAGAAGATTTGGAGAAGAACTTCCAGAATTTCTTGGAGAGTGTGAGATTTCAGGATTATATATCAATTTTCCAGACCCTTGGGAGGGAAATGAAAAAAACAGAATTATTCAAGAAAGTCTTTTCTCAAGTTTAGATAAGGTTTTAAGAGTAGGTGGTAAATTATTTTTTAAAACAGACCATGACAAGTACTATGAAGATGTGATACAATTAAGCGGAAATTTAGAAAATTACAAGCTGGTGTATCATACTCCTGATCTGCATAACAGTGAGAAAGCTGAAGATAATGTATTGACAGAGTTTGAGCAGTTGTTTCTTAATAAATTCCAAAAAAATATTAATTATATAGAAATTGAAAAAATAAAATAACTTTTTCTATATTATTCCATAGAAATTAAATTTTTTTAGGAGGATATAAATATGGCAGGATATGTAGTTGTAGGAACACAATGGGGAGACGAAGGGAAAGGTAAAATAATAGATGTGCTGGCTGACAGAGCAGATTATGTGGTAAGATTTCAGGGAGGAAATAATGCAGGGCACACAGTTGTAGTAAATGGAGAAAAGTTTATATTAAAACTTCTTCCATCTGGTGTTCTTCATGGGGGATGCTGTATAATAGGACCTGGTGTTGTTGTAGATCCAAAAGTATTATTGGATGAACTTGCTTCACTTGAAATAAGAGGAGCAAAAACAGACCATGTTATAATCAGTGACAGAGCTCATCTTATAATGCCTTATCATGTAAAGCTTGATGAATTAAAAGAAGCAAGTGCAGGAGATAAAAAAATAGGAACAACTAAAAGAGGAATAGGACCATGTTATTCAGATAAGATTTCAAGAGATGGAATAAGAATGGTAGATCTTCTTGATATGGAAAAATTTGCAGCAAAATTAAAACATAACTTAGAAGAAAAAAATGAAATAATAACTAAGATTTATGGTGCAGAGCCTTTAAGTTATGAAAAAATACTTGCAGATTATACAGAATATGCAAATAAAATAAGACATAGAATAGTTGATACAATTCCAATAGTAAATAAAGCTCTTGATGAAAATAAGCTTGTTCTTTTTGAAGGAGCTCAGGCAATGATGCTTGACATTAACTACGGAACATATCCATATGTTACTTCTTCTTCTCCAACAACAGGAGGAGTTACAACAGGAGCAGGAGTATCACCAAGAAAAATAGATAAAGGAATAGGTGTTATGAAAGCTTATACTACAAGAGTAGGAGAAGGACCTTTTGTTACAGAACTTCTTGGAGAATTTGGAGAAAAAGTAAGACAAATCGGAGGAGAGTTTGGTGCTGTAACAGGAAGACCTAGAAGATGTGGATGGCTTGATCTTGTAGTTGGAAGATATGCAACAATGATAAATGGATTAACTGATATAGTTATAACTAAAATAGATGTTTTAAGTGGACTTGGAACTTTAAAAATATGTACTGCTTATGACATTGATGGAACAATTTATGAATCAATGCCTGCTGATACTGAAATGCTTGCAAAAGCTAAACCTGTTTACGAAGAACTTCCTGGTTGGGACGAAGATATTACACAGGTTAAAAATTATGAAGACCTTCCAGAAAACTGTAAAAAATATCTAAAGAGAATAGAAGAAATTGTTGGTTGTCAAATTTCAGTTGTATCTGTTGGTCCAGACAGAAGTCAAAATATACATATAAAAGAAATTTAATAAAAAATTTAAAAGGGGCTTATGCATATGCAAAAGTCCCTTTACTTTTATATTAAAGAAAAAAGAATATAGACAAAAAGAAGATAAAAGATTAAAATATGTTAGAACTTTAAATGGTTATGGGATTAAAATTGATAGGAGGCATATTAATTATGAAAAAACAATTAATTATATTATCAACTTTTGCATTATTACTTGGAGGGTGTGGGAACGAAGAAAGCAAAGCCTCAAAAGTTGCTGCAATAAAACTTACAGAACAAGAAATAAAAGATGCAGGAAATAATTCAAATATAGGAGCTCAGATTCTTGTAAAAAAAGCTGTTTTAAAAGAAATGAATGGAGTAAAATATACTGAAGATGAGAAAAAAGAGCTTGAAGAATTAAAGAAAAATGTTGAAATAGAATATTTCTTAAATAAAAAAGCTATGGAAACAACTAATGTAGATGATATGGAAGTTCTTCAGGTATATCAAAATAATATAGATAAACTTAAAGAAGCTGATATAGTTACAATTTTACCACAGCTTAAAGAACAAATGCTTTTACAGAGAAGAGAGGAAGAGAAAGTAAAATATATGAATTCTCTTGTGGAAAAATATGATTTAAATTCTGAATTAAAAAAATATTTTCCTGAAATAGAAAAGCCTGTAGAGAAAGTAAAAGCTGTAGAAGATAAAAAAGAGATAAAAAAAGAAACATCTAAAAAAACAAAATAATAAAAAAAATGAAAAAGTATCTGTATGTATTTTTATATATACGGATATTTTTTTATTTTAAGGAAAAATAAAATTAAATAATATTTTTTGAATTATTAGTTTGATAATTATATATTTTGATTAAAAATAGTGTATAAAATTAATAAAAAATATTTTTTAGAAACTTGTAAAAAAACTGTAAAAAATTGAAGAAAATATTGATTTTTACATAAAAAAAGTTATACTTAAAAAGAGATTTTAGAGAATAATACTTAAAAGGTATATATATTAATTATAATAAAATAAAGTTAGAAAATTACAGTGTATAATGTGCAGAATGTTATAATTATTTATATACTCAAATATTTTGAGGAGGACTTTTATTTATGAAAAATTTAGTTAGCACAGAAAAAATGCTGAAACACTGGTTAAAAAAGAGAGTAACAATTACAACAGCAACTGTTGTAGGATTTTTATTAATGGGAACAGCTGCTTTTGGAGAAGAAATAACTAGCAAAGTAGAGATAAATGATAATTATACTGTAGAAAAAGAAAAGCATATAAATGTAGTAGTAAAAGAAGAAAAGACACAGGCTAAAGGAATTCAAATAAACAGAGGTAACCCAAAAGTTAAAGTTGAAAATAAAGGCAGCATTAATGTACAAGGGAAGAAATATTATGCTAAAGGAATTCATGCATATAATGATGTTGAAATTATAAATGATGGAAGTATTATGATAACAGGAAAAGCAGATGTTCAAGGTATTCAAGGAGAAAATAACATAAATGTAACTGTTAAAAATGGAGAAAATGCAAAAATAACAACAAGTGGAACAGGAAAAGTATTTGCTATTCAGACAAATGGAACAGGAAGAGGGGAAATAGAAAATAGTGGAACTATAAGTACTAATTCTATGGAAAAAGCTGGTGTTGCAATGACAATATCTTTTCAAAATGGTGGAACTGTTTTAAATAAAAAAAGTGCACTTATTGAAGCAAGTGCCCCGGAAGGTCCAGCTACAGGAATTTATGCTAATGCAAAAGGAGAGAAAGATACTAAAATCACAAATAATGGAACAATAAATGCTTCAGGAAAGACTTTGGCTACAGG comes from the Fusobacterium perfoetens genome and includes:
- the trmB gene encoding tRNA (guanosine(46)-N7)-methyltransferase TrmB; amino-acid sequence: MIKLDENDDFWKHFFKHPKKAYNPYMERLKEFPEYIMYDKEIMDSYKGRWKEYFKNDNPIYVEIGSGSGNFALGMCEKYKDRNHIALELRFKRLHSSARKSKKLNLSNVLFIRRFGEELPEFLGECEISGLYINFPDPWEGNEKNRIIQESLFSSLDKVLRVGGKLFFKTDHDKYYEDVIQLSGNLENYKLVYHTPDLHNSEKAEDNVLTEFEQLFLNKFQKNINYIEIEKIK
- a CDS encoding adenylosuccinate synthase, translated to MAGYVVVGTQWGDEGKGKIIDVLADRADYVVRFQGGNNAGHTVVVNGEKFILKLLPSGVLHGGCCIIGPGVVVDPKVLLDELASLEIRGAKTDHVIISDRAHLIMPYHVKLDELKEASAGDKKIGTTKRGIGPCYSDKISRDGIRMVDLLDMEKFAAKLKHNLEEKNEIITKIYGAEPLSYEKILADYTEYANKIRHRIVDTIPIVNKALDENKLVLFEGAQAMMLDINYGTYPYVTSSSPTTGGVTTGAGVSPRKIDKGIGVMKAYTTRVGEGPFVTELLGEFGEKVRQIGGEFGAVTGRPRRCGWLDLVVGRYATMINGLTDIVITKIDVLSGLGTLKICTAYDIDGTIYESMPADTEMLAKAKPVYEELPGWDEDITQVKNYEDLPENCKKYLKRIEEIVGCQISVVSVGPDRSQNIHIKEI